The following are encoded together in the Bradyrhizobium algeriense genome:
- a CDS encoding VOC family protein, with protein sequence MIEGISAVTLGTHEMPRAVRFYGALGFEVLHGGEGSSLTSFRAGASFLNLIAQPAERRWSWWGRVIFYVADVDALYDRALAAGYQPATVPRDAEWGERFFHLIDPDGHELSFARPLLPVSVQ encoded by the coding sequence ATGATCGAGGGGATCAGCGCGGTCACACTGGGCACCCACGAAATGCCACGAGCTGTCCGGTTCTACGGCGCGCTGGGGTTTGAGGTCCTGCATGGCGGCGAAGGGTCGTCCCTCACCAGCTTTCGAGCAGGGGCGAGCTTTCTTAACCTCATCGCCCAGCCAGCCGAGCGGCGCTGGTCCTGGTGGGGGCGGGTAATCTTCTACGTTGCCGATGTTGACGCACTTTACGACCGTGCGCTCGCAGCGGGATACCAGCCAGCTACCGTGCCCCGCGATGCCGAATGGGGTGAGCGCTTCTTCCACCTAATTGACCCCGACGGCCACGAACTCAGTTTCGCTCGGCCTTTGCTCCCGGTTTCCGTCCAATAG
- a CDS encoding DUF1488 family protein gives MVVAGGDYVHFVVEYGGKIEKCRVTETALLNRERMSRRDAGHAQLIAIFVRHRAEIEHLARAKLQREGHSDRGVVVTTEDLNP, from the coding sequence ATGGTTGTTGCTGGCGGCGATTACGTCCATTTCGTGGTGGAGTACGGCGGCAAAATCGAAAAGTGCCGGGTAACGGAGACTGCCCTTCTGAACAGAGAGCGTATGAGCAGAAGGGACGCAGGCCATGCACAACTCATCGCTATCTTTGTAAGGCACCGAGCCGAGATCGAACATCTCGCTCGCGCGAAGTTGCAGCGGGAGGGGCACTCTGACCGCGGTGTTGTAGTGACCACTGAGGATCTGAACCCTTGA
- a CDS encoding tetratricopeptide repeat protein codes for MLAKARIRANAQWSFVCVRKRPSAVNLSRAARDKQAAVVATAAHAAPIARRQLRFPMPIVRILLVLLALASPLSMAGGAVAGPFEDAQAAHSRRDYATALRLWRPLADQGNAEAQYALGFMYDGGQGVPKNYARAAKWWRLAADQGHTFAQYNLGTLYDNGNGVPQNKAEALKWYHLAAERGNDGAQFNVGVLHFAGVAVSENRIEAAKWFRRAADQGHIGAQVYLGLCYATGLGVPQDNIQAYMWLSLAAARSDQDAISNRNRVAQQMTPAQIAEAQKLAVEWKSKPER; via the coding sequence ATGCTTGCAAAGGCACGGATCCGGGCTAATGCGCAATGGTCGTTCGTTTGTGTCCGCAAGAGGCCGTCGGCGGTGAACCTTTCGCGGGCGGCCCGCGACAAACAAGCCGCCGTCGTCGCGACGGCGGCGCATGCCGCGCCGATCGCGCGACGCCAATTGAGGTTTCCCATGCCGATCGTGCGAATCCTCCTGGTCCTTCTCGCGCTCGCTTCGCCGCTGTCGATGGCGGGAGGCGCTGTTGCGGGGCCGTTTGAGGATGCGCAGGCGGCGCATAGCAGACGCGACTACGCAACCGCGCTACGGCTCTGGCGTCCGCTGGCCGACCAAGGCAATGCCGAGGCGCAGTACGCACTCGGGTTCATGTACGACGGCGGCCAAGGTGTGCCGAAAAATTACGCTAGGGCTGCAAAGTGGTGGCGCCTCGCAGCCGATCAAGGCCATACCTTCGCCCAGTACAACCTGGGGACCTTGTACGACAACGGCAATGGGGTGCCTCAGAACAAAGCTGAAGCATTGAAGTGGTATCACCTTGCCGCCGAGCGCGGTAACGATGGTGCGCAGTTCAACGTCGGGGTCCTGCATTTCGCGGGCGTGGCCGTGTCCGAGAACCGGATCGAGGCTGCGAAGTGGTTTCGCCGCGCTGCAGACCAAGGTCATATTGGAGCGCAGGTATATCTTGGCCTCTGTTACGCTACGGGACTAGGCGTGCCGCAAGACAATATTCAAGCATACATGTGGCTCAGTTTGGCGGCTGCGCGAAGTGACCAAGATGCGATCAGCAATCGAAATCGCGTCGCGCAGCAGATGACCCCGGCACAGATCGCCGAAGCGCAGAAGCTGGCGGTTGAGTGGAAGTCGAAACCGGAACGGTAG
- a CDS encoding RNA polymerase factor sigma-32, whose protein sequence is MSPTRDAAHKLVTSHLRLVTKIARDHRGYGLPISEAISEGNVGLMQAVERFEPEKGFRFATYAVWWIKAAIQEYILRSWSLVKMGTTANQKKVFFNLRKAQSKISILDDGDMRLDQVKIIARRIGVTETDVICMNRRLGGDASLNAAIREDGDSGEWQDWLVDESPDQETTLAAGEEFDNRRKTLSDALTVLNKRERRIFETRRLAEEQITLVELAEEFGVSRERVRQIEVSAFEKVQNAVKHPVAAMATPASLQVR, encoded by the coding sequence ATGTCGCCGACTCGCGACGCGGCGCACAAGCTGGTTACCAGCCATCTGCGGCTCGTGACCAAGATCGCCAGGGACCATCGCGGCTACGGCCTGCCGATCTCCGAGGCGATCTCCGAGGGCAATGTCGGCCTGATGCAGGCGGTCGAGCGCTTCGAGCCGGAGAAGGGCTTCCGGTTCGCCACGTACGCCGTGTGGTGGATCAAGGCGGCGATCCAGGAATACATCCTGCGCTCGTGGTCGCTGGTGAAGATGGGCACCACGGCCAACCAGAAGAAGGTGTTCTTCAACCTCCGCAAGGCCCAGAGCAAAATCTCCATCCTCGACGATGGCGATATGCGGCTGGACCAGGTGAAGATCATCGCCCGGCGGATCGGCGTCACCGAAACGGACGTGATTTGCATGAACCGGCGGCTCGGCGGCGACGCCTCGCTCAACGCTGCGATCCGCGAGGACGGCGATTCCGGCGAGTGGCAAGACTGGCTGGTGGACGAATCCCCGGACCAGGAGACGACGCTCGCCGCGGGCGAGGAGTTCGATAACCGCCGCAAGACGCTGTCCGATGCGCTCACCGTGCTCAACAAGCGCGAGCGGCGCATCTTCGAGACGCGCCGGCTCGCCGAGGAACAGATCACGCTTGTGGAGCTGGCCGAGGAATTCGGCGTCTCGCGCGAGCGCGTGCGCCAGATCGAGGTGAGCGCCTTCGAGAAGGTGCAGAACGCAGTGAAGCACCCCGTCGCGGCGATGGCGACCCCGGCGTCTCTACAGGTGCGTTAG
- a CDS encoding zinc-finger domain-containing protein, whose product MESYPTFHNEVGVPIVRIGCREFKCIGDKPPQDHPHIFLKMGDASEIVCPYCSTLFRFDPSLGAHEADPADCAYGDRD is encoded by the coding sequence ATGGAAAGTTATCCGACGTTTCATAACGAAGTCGGGGTGCCGATCGTCCGCATTGGCTGCCGCGAGTTCAAGTGCATTGGGGATAAACCGCCACAAGATCACCCACACATCTTCCTCAAGATGGGCGATGCCAGTGAGATCGTCTGCCCCTATTGCTCTACGCTATTCCGCTTCGATCCGAGCTTGGGCGCACACGAAGCTGATCCGGCAGATTGTGCTTACGGTGACAGGGACTGA
- a CDS encoding cupin domain-containing protein, giving the protein MQFRTTGLLLLGAMALPASGTAQITPAPPAITRTVIAATKLPTVTDVPLHFKAVSVTLQPDEKSGVLGANGILYQMSGSTEVALDGEAKMLNAGEGLFIAGGKTAALTAGSGGPSTFLHFFLAPAVDLGRPAETAPAAVRELYRTANPIPDLKPGGYDLNLTRVTFPARMPSNPPHHRSGAALYFIISGTGANTVDGKTEARGPGSLIYEPYGLVHQWGNPGDEPLIFLAF; this is encoded by the coding sequence ATGCAATTCAGGACAACCGGACTACTGTTGCTCGGCGCGATGGCGCTTCCCGCCTCCGGGACCGCACAAATCACCCCCGCTCCACCGGCAATTACACGAACAGTGATCGCCGCAACCAAACTGCCGACCGTCACAGACGTGCCGCTCCATTTCAAAGCAGTGAGCGTCACTCTTCAGCCGGATGAGAAGAGCGGCGTTTTGGGAGCCAACGGCATCCTCTACCAGATGTCAGGATCGACCGAGGTCGCGCTCGATGGCGAGGCCAAAATGCTCAACGCCGGAGAGGGGCTGTTCATCGCCGGCGGAAAGACCGCGGCGCTAACGGCGGGCAGCGGAGGGCCATCGACTTTCCTCCACTTCTTCCTCGCGCCCGCCGTGGACTTGGGTCGGCCTGCCGAGACGGCACCTGCCGCCGTGAGAGAATTGTATCGCACAGCGAATCCGATCCCCGACCTGAAGCCAGGCGGTTATGATCTCAATCTCACGCGAGTCACATTTCCGGCGCGGATGCCCTCCAACCCTCCACACCATCGGTCAGGCGCGGCTCTATATTTTATCATCTCCGGCACCGGGGCCAACACGGTCGACGGTAAGACAGAAGCAAGGGGACCGGGTTCTTTGATCTATGAACCCTACGGCCTCGTGCACCAATGGGGAAACCCAGGCGACGAGCCGTTGATATTCTTGGCCTTCTAG
- a CDS encoding cyclic nucleotide-binding domain-containing protein, translated as MESSSADFSTILNRILDTAADNLRIAKILVQMGLDPNSITYDALFNRLLEIVLANITLANMFALVGAVFLVATLLMHTMVPLRVANMAGCTFFVAFGALSGNVATFILYLLLLPINAIRLRQMLNLIKRARIATEGDTSLEWLKPFMTERKYRRGDKLFKKDDAATEMFLTVTGKFLVREIDVELPPGRLMGELGFLTPNKRRTATVECIEDGQVMTITYDRLLEIYFQNPQFGYYFLVLTSQRLLENISRLEGIIAQEKAARQTPATDDIA; from the coding sequence ATGGAGTCGAGCAGTGCAGATTTTTCGACGATACTAAACCGCATTCTTGATACGGCGGCGGACAACCTCAGGATCGCAAAGATTCTGGTTCAGATGGGCCTCGATCCCAACAGCATCACCTACGACGCACTATTCAATCGGCTGCTGGAAATTGTGCTAGCCAACATTACGCTTGCCAACATGTTCGCTCTGGTTGGCGCCGTCTTTCTTGTCGCTACCTTGCTGATGCATACAATGGTGCCGCTGCGCGTCGCGAACATGGCCGGCTGTACATTCTTCGTCGCCTTTGGCGCGCTTTCAGGAAACGTCGCGACTTTTATCTTGTATCTGCTGTTGCTGCCTATCAATGCAATTCGCCTCCGTCAAATGCTCAATCTGATCAAGAGGGCACGTATCGCGACGGAGGGCGATACCTCATTGGAATGGCTCAAACCTTTCATGACCGAGCGCAAATATCGCCGGGGCGATAAATTGTTCAAGAAGGATGATGCGGCCACCGAAATGTTCTTGACGGTCACAGGAAAGTTTTTGGTCAGGGAAATCGACGTCGAACTTCCGCCGGGACGACTGATGGGCGAGCTTGGTTTCCTTACTCCCAATAAACGGCGAACCGCGACCGTCGAATGCATTGAAGACGGGCAGGTGATGACTATAACTTATGATAGGCTGCTCGAGATCTACTTTCAAAATCCGCAATTCGGTTACTACTTTCTCGTGCTGACCAGCCAGCGCCTGCTGGAGAACATCTCGCGGCTAGAAGGAATTATCGCACAAGAAAAAGCCGCGCGGCAGACTCCAGCCACGGATGATATAGCTTAA